In Triticum aestivum cultivar Chinese Spring chromosome 5B, IWGSC CS RefSeq v2.1, whole genome shotgun sequence, the following proteins share a genomic window:
- the LOC123112389 gene encoding uncharacterized protein At2g29880, with product MDDQIKSIKKEKTDKQVTKRHTWKSSEDKILLNILKDQTINGGKEGTGYTKKAWREILEQFNESKVDKLELQQIKNRHKYYRSCYATMDRLLKHTGFGWDDDDKMIKAPEEKWAELILKDKNIQEYRDKVWPSWIDLQDICASSTASGLGAVSSKGKGEAHIDLNEVVQVESDEINDSTIDCPKKPNSNKAEKKKKCNASGSQEPSKGHKRSADDAINAIDRLADASLIIAESKKNAAQQIEAYSVKACMKILNSMPGLEANKKLKAAEAFEHANKRAIFVEMDEETRSLWVDNA from the exons ATGGATGACCAAATCAAAAGTATTAAGAAGGAAAAGACCGATAAGCAGGTCACAAAGCGCCACACATGGAAATCTTCAGAGGACAAAATATTGCTGAACATACTAAAAGATCAAACTATAAATGGAGGGAAGGAAGGAACAGGATACACAAAAAAAGCATGGCGTGAAATCCTAGAACAGTTCAATGAGTCAAAGGTAGACAAACTTGAGTTGCAACAAATAAAAAATCGTCATAAGTACTACAGGAGTTGTTATGCTACCATGGACAGACTTCTAAAACACACAGGATTTGGTTGGGATGACGATGACAAAATGATCAAAGCTCCAGAAGAAAAATGGGCGGAACTCATTTTG AAGGATAAGAATATTCAAGAATACCGTGATAAAGTGTGGCCTAGTTGGATAGACCTGCAAGACATATGTGCGAGCTCTACTGCATCCGGACTAGGTGCTGTATCTAGCAAAGGGAAAGGTGAAGCACATATTGATCTGAATGAGGTAGTACAAGTAGAATCTGATGAAATAAATGATTCCACTATTGATTGTCCTAAGAAGCCTAATAGCAATAAGGCAGAGAAAAAGAAGAAGTGCAATGCAAGTGGATCACAAGAACCTTCAAAGGGGCATAAGCGATCAGCTGATGATGCTATAAACGCAATTGATCGCCTAGCGGACGCATCACTCATCATCGCTGAATCAAAGAAAAATGCAGCACAACAGATAGAAGCTTACTCAGTCAAAGCATGTATGAAGATATTAAATAGCATGCCTGGACTTGAGGCAAATAAAAAATTGAAAGCTGCAGAAGCATTTGAACATGCCAATAAAAGGGCGATTTTCGTGGAGATGGATGAAGAGACTCGGTCTCTTTGGGTTGACAATGCGTAG
- the LOC123112391 gene encoding zinc finger A20 and AN1 domain-containing stress-associated protein 1 — protein MAQRDHKQEEPTELRAPEITLCANSCGFPGNPATQNLCQNCFLAGPASTSPSSSSSSLPGVSAPTPVIDRPRPAPLEAELARPAVDRAPATEAKPARTSVNRCSSCRKRVGLTGFRCRCGDMFCGEHRYSDRHGCSYDYKAAARDAIARDNPVVRAAKIVRF, from the coding sequence ATGGCGCAGCGGGATCACAAGCAGGAGGAGCCCACGGAGCTGCGGGCGCCGGAGATCACGCTCTGCGCCAACAGCTGCGGCTTCCCCGGCAACCCGGCCACGCAGAACCTCTGCCAGAACTGCTTCTTGGCCGGACCAGCGTCCacgtcgccttcttcctcctcctcttctctgccGGGCGTGTCCGCGCCGACCCCCGTCATCGACAGGCCTAGGCCGGCGCCGTTGGAGGCGGAGCTGGCACGCCCGGCAGTTGACCGCGCTCCGGCGACGGAGGCGAAGCCGGCGAGGACGTCGGTGAACCGGTGCTCCAGCTGCCGGAAGCGGGTGGGGCTGACGGGGTTCCGGTGCCGGTGCGGCGACATGTTCTGCGGTGAGCATCGGTACTCGGACCGGCACGGGTGCAGCTACGACTACAAGGCCGCCGCCCGGGACGCCATCGCCAGGGACAACCCCGTGGTGCGCGCCGCCAAGATCGTCAGGTTctga